A region of the Cytobacillus luteolus genome:
TTTATTTAAAATTTTAATGGGTGAAATGGACGCAGATAGTGGTTCATTTAAATGGGGAATCACTACTTCACAAGCGTACTTCCCTAGAGATAACTCAAAGTATTTTGAGGGCTCAGATCTTAACCTTGTAGACTGGTTACGTCAGTTCTCTCCAAACGATCAAAGTGAGAGCTTCCTTCGTGGGTTCCTAGGAAGAATGCTATTTTCAGGTGAAGATGTGTTGAAGAAAGCTAGCGTATTATCAGGGGGAGAAAAAGTTCGTTGTATGCTTTCGAAGATGATGCTAAGTGGATCAAACGTGTTAATATTAGATGATCCTACGAACCACCTTGATTTAGAATCAATTACAGCGTTAAACAATGGTTTAATTGCATTTAAAGGTTCAATGCTATTTACATCACATGACCATCAGTTTATCGAAACGATTGCAAACCGCATTATCGAGGTTACGCCAAATGGATTGGTTGATAAGCAAATGACGTATGATGAGTATCTTGAAAATGAAGAGCTTCAAAAACAAGTAAAAGCAATGTACGCTTAAGATAAAAAACTGGTGCCCAGGTAACTGGCACCAGTTTTTTAATTCTCTGTAATCGTCCATTTAAGAGTATATGTAAAATTTAGTTTAACATGGAAAATAGGCATCAAATCCTGAAACTTCTCCTTTTTTATAGCGTCTGTAATGTAGGGTGATTACAAATGATGGTATTTAAGAAAAATGTGATGATTGTGACTATATTTAGTTGTTTAATTGTCTTTTTAATCTTTTTTGGAGTTAGCCTAATTGAGGCAAAAGAAAGACAAACAGAAGAAATCAGTGGAGAGCTTTTGAAATAATCAAGAAAAGCTCATACCAGGCAAGCTGATATGAGCTTTTTTCATTGAGTTAAAACTGTTGTTGGTTTTGAAGCTGTTGTTCAGCCATTTTAATCATACGCTTTGTCATTTCGCCACCAACAGAACCATTTGCACGTGCGGTCGTATCTGCACCTAGCTGAACTCCAAACTCATTAGCGATTTCTTCTTTCATTTGATCAAGTGCATTTGAAGCACCTGGAACTAAAAGTTTGTTTCGTGCCATGATACATCACTCCCGTACGAAGTTTTTTGAGTAATCAAAGATGATTACTCTTTTTTAAGATAACCGTAAATCGATATGAAATGCATAGCATGCAATTACAGTTTAAACCAATTAGATATCCTCAAGTTGTGAAGCTACCTCAATCTTTTCCATTTCTGACTTCATCCATTGTTTATTTAAATCCTCGCCAATAAAAACAAGTGTCATAGGATATTTCATGAGCTCTTTCATATATAGAGGCATGCCGTACGAATACTGAAACAAGAATGTATTATCTGAATGTGTGAAGCGCAAATATCCTTTAATACGATAAATGGTATCAGGCATGGCGCGAAGCCAGTTTTCAAATACGTCTATATTAAGTGGAGTTTGAAATTGATGGACAAAGGTTTTAACTTTTAGGTCTTGATGAACGTGAGTCTTTTCATGAGTAGTAGGCATCTGTTTTTGTCCATTAATCATTAAGTCTTCACGCTTTACTGCAGAATACCTGGTTAATAGGCATTTTGCTTTTGAATTCACCGATTGGATATCAAATACGAGACTAGCCTGCTCTGATTCAGAAAGTTGATCCACTTTATTTACCAATACTACATCTGCATGATGAACTTGCTCTTGAAGTAGCTTTTGCAAGCGAATACTCATTGTTTTTCTGTCTTTCCAACGGTTTGCATCAACTATAGTTACGATAGATTGAACCTCTAACTTATCAGCAAATAATGGTGAAAGACATGCATCTAACACTTCGATTGGATGTGCAACTCCAGTTGTTTCAATATAAATTGAGTCAAGTTCATGGTCAATTAAAAGTCCTTGTAGATGGACTTCTAGCTGGCCTTGAATTGTGCAACATACACAGCCATTTAAAAGCTCTTTTAATGGAATGTCTTCAGAAACTGCATTAGAATCAATGGAGGTTTCACCGAGCTCGTTCATTACAACTGCTACTTTTCGTCCTTGTTCCTTTTCTTCTGTTAGAAGGTTTTTTAGTAATGTTGTTTTACCACTACCTAAAAAACCAGCTAATATGTATACTTCAACCTTTTTCATTGCTGCAATCTCCTAGAAAAAATATTTGTTTCTATCGTATCTCAATAAAGAGGGTATCGTCAATTTGATTGGTGTTTTACCTTAAACTATGACCGTTCCTTTACGCTACAGGAACTTGCTTTCCTCTGCTTCCCGCAGGAGTCAAGTGCCTTTTGCTCTAAGCCACTCTTCAATTATCCATGTAGTAAATAAAGAAGGACCCTAGCAATAAGGTCCTCAAATATTCTTACACTACATAATCTTCCTTAACCATTCCATAGTAGGTAAGGTCTATGTATTCATCACCTTTTTTGACATGTTGTTTGAATGTTCCTTCGTGTTTCATACCTAACTTCTCCATTACTTTCCATGAGCCTGGATTCGAAGTGAAGGATGCAGCATAGATTCGGTTTAAACCGAGTTCATGAAATCCGTAGTGAACCATTTTTTTAGCTGCTTCTGTTGCATAGCCTTTACCCCAATGTGGTTTACCGATCCAGTAGTTTATTTCTCCACGATTAAAGGCCATATGTAAATTAAATCCGATAACGCCAATGAGTTGGTTGTCTTCTTTATTAATGGTCGCGAAAGTGGCTGTTCGCTTGGCTTCATTATGTTCTTTCACAGAACTTATCCAACCAATTGCTCCACCTTTAGGGTAAGGGTGTGGGATTGAAAGTGTGGTTTTTGCTATATCATAATCCCCCGCAAGTTCTTCAACTATTTCAGCATCCTCAGCTCCTAATTCTCTTATCAATAAACGGTTTGTTTCTAACATATTTCTTCCTCCCCTTTTAACATATTATAGATACTTTATAAAAAATTGGAAGAGTATTTTACATAGCTCGTTTTGTTCTGTAACGAAGCTTCCGTATTGTTTTTGATGGATGGGGAATGCTTATAAATAAATCCTGCATGTGTAATTAAGACAGGAGGATATTATGTATGGTAAAAAAGAATTTTGCGGTATTTGGTCTCGGAAGATTCGGTGGAAGTCTTGTTAAGGAATTATATGAGATTGATGTAGAGGTGCTCGCAGTTGACAAGAGCTTAGATAAAGTCAATGAGTTCTCCAGATATGCAACCCATGCCATTCAGGCAAATGCCATTGATGAGAATATGTTAAAACAACTAGGAATCCGTAACTTTGACCTAGTTTTTGTTTCATTTGGAGATGACATTGAAGCGAGTATTCTAACGTCTTTATTACTTAAGGAATTAGGAGTAGCTAAGGTTTGGGCAAAGGCACAAAATGATTATCACCATAAAGTGTTAGAAAAGATTGGTGTAGACCGAGTCATTCATCCCGAACGTGACATGGCAAAACGAATTGCACATTATATTATCTCTGAAAAACTAATCGATTATATTGAGTTATCAGAAGAATACAGTATTGTAGAAGTGGTCTGTAGTGACAAACTTCATAATAAAACACTTACTGATTTGAATTTGAGGACGAAGTATCACTGTAACCTTGTTGGAATACAACGCGGAAAAGAAATTTCTGTTTCACCTGATGCAAATGAAGGCTTAATTAAAGGAGATATCCTTATCGTTGCTGGACATAATGCAGACTTACATCGTTTTGAAGAAGAGGGAGTATAAAGAGTAGCGGCAAATTGGAAATTACAATTTTGCTGCTTTTTTTTACAAAAATCCGCCATGAGTTATTAGAAAATTGAAACTTTTTACTGTGTGATTCGTATAAATTCTTTAAAGGTCTGTGAGGTGAGAATGGGATGTTATATACAGGCGTTCTCGTACTATATGCAGTAGCAATTGGATTTATTGGGTTTGGGTTATTTTTAATCCTTATCAGAAGTGACAAAGAGAAGACTATAAAAACGTTAGGTGCCGGTGTAACAATGTTTATTTTAGCTATGATCATCATTGAGTTCAGGCCAGCAGCTAAAGGAGATATATTAATAACAGCTGATAAAATTGAGCTAACTGATTCAAATGGAAAGTCATCTTGTAATGTAACAGATGAATATTTAGGGGTGACATATAAGTATCAAGAAGAGAATGAAGAAGAGGTTAGAAGTTTTTGTTCGCAATTTCAATTAGGACAAAATTATACAATTACGTATCGTTATGATGAGGGACAGTATTCTATTTTAAAAGTAAAATAAAGAACCTTTTAGATTAGTACTCTTTGTGAAAATGAAACTATAATCTATACATTTTAGCAAAAAAAAGATATAATTTAAGTTAATCTTAAAGGAGGTGGATAGGAATTGGACGATGACGAATCTGAGGGTACGAGTAACAATGTAACAACACTATGGATAAAAATAAAAACCAGAGTGTACATTAATTCAATCTATTATAGACGGCAATGATATTCTCTATTAATCCACTAATCAAACGATTATAAAATTGATTAAAAAACATGGAGGATGAATTGTTTTGTTTACTGAATTAATGGTTTTATTTATTCTCATAGTGCTGAATGCCTTTTTTGCAGCATCAGAGATTGCTTTAATTTCTTTAAATGATAATAAAATAAAGGCGATGGCTGAAACTGGTAATAAAAGAGCTAAATTGTTACACAACCTTTTGAACGAACCAAGTCGCTTCTTAGCCACGATTCAAATTGGGATTACACTTGCCGGCTTTTTAGCGAGTGCTTTCGCTGCAGGAAGCTTTGCTGGACAATTAGCTAACTATCTATTTAATCTTGGAGTTCCTTTATCAGAAAAGGTGCTTGAAACGATTTCTATTGTACTGATCACTATATTCCTTTCATTCTTTACGTTAGTGGTAGGTGAATTAGTACCAAAACGTTTAGCTATGCAAAAAGCAGAAGCCATTTCCATGTTTGCAGCAGTTCCATTAACAATACTCTCAAAAATATCGGCTCCTTTTGTTGCACTATTAACTGTTTCAACTAATGGAATACTGCGTATTTTTGGTATTGACCCTCATAAGGATGATGACAACGTCACTGAGGAAGAAATCAGAATGATGGTCGACGTCGGTGAGGAAAATGGATCGATTCAATCTAGTGAGAAAGTAATGATCAATAATATATTAGAGTTCGATAACAAGCTAGTTTCGGAGATTATGACTCACCGTACAAATGTGGTTGGTATATCCCTTGAAACAGAGTTTAAAGAAGTTGTCAAACTAATTAACACTGAACAATATACACGATACCCAGTCTATTCAGATGGAATGGATAACATT
Encoded here:
- a CDS encoding CobW family GTP-binding protein, with protein sequence MKKVEVYILAGFLGSGKTTLLKNLLTEEKEQGRKVAVVMNELGETSIDSNAVSEDIPLKELLNGCVCCTIQGQLEVHLQGLLIDHELDSIYIETTGVAHPIEVLDACLSPLFADKLEVQSIVTIVDANRWKDRKTMSIRLQKLLQEQVHHADVVLVNKVDQLSESEQASLVFDIQSVNSKAKCLLTRYSAVKREDLMINGQKQMPTTHEKTHVHQDLKVKTFVHQFQTPLNIDVFENWLRAMPDTIYRIKGYLRFTHSDNTFLFQYSYGMPLYMKELMKYPMTLVFIGEDLNKQWMKSEMEKIEVASQLEDI
- a CDS encoding GNAT family N-acetyltransferase, with protein sequence MLETNRLLIRELGAEDAEIVEELAGDYDIAKTTLSIPHPYPKGGAIGWISSVKEHNEAKRTATFATINKEDNQLIGVIGFNLHMAFNRGEINYWIGKPHWGKGYATEAAKKMVHYGFHELGLNRIYAASFTSNPGSWKVMEKLGMKHEGTFKQHVKKGDEYIDLTYYGMVKEDYVV
- a CDS encoding alpha/beta-type small acid-soluble spore protein; its protein translation is MARNKLLVPGASNALDQMKEEIANEFGVQLGADTTARANGSVGGEMTKRMIKMAEQQLQNQQQF
- a CDS encoding potassium channel family protein, yielding MVKKNFAVFGLGRFGGSLVKELYEIDVEVLAVDKSLDKVNEFSRYATHAIQANAIDENMLKQLGIRNFDLVFVSFGDDIEASILTSLLLKELGVAKVWAKAQNDYHHKVLEKIGVDRVIHPERDMAKRIAHYIISEKLIDYIELSEEYSIVEVVCSDKLHNKTLTDLNLRTKYHCNLVGIQRGKEISVSPDANEGLIKGDILIVAGHNADLHRFEEEGV
- a CDS encoding hemolysin family protein, producing MFTELMVLFILIVLNAFFAASEIALISLNDNKIKAMAETGNKRAKLLHNLLNEPSRFLATIQIGITLAGFLASAFAAGSFAGQLANYLFNLGVPLSEKVLETISIVLITIFLSFFTLVVGELVPKRLAMQKAEAISMFAAVPLTILSKISAPFVALLTVSTNGILRIFGIDPHKDDDNVTEEEIRMMVDVGEENGSIQSSEKVMINNILEFDNKLVSEIMTHRTNVVGISLETEFKEVVKLINTEQYTRYPVYSDGMDNIVGILHVKDILQFMESGDGQTFSLKEMMRTPYFVLGSRKTDDLFLDLQKGKVHMAVVIDEYGGTDGIVTIEDLIEEIVGNIFDEYDEQEEENEINKLDDNTFLMDGTVSLYDVRDTLKIELPVSDYDTLSGFVIGQLGNIPVVEDKSFIEYNGIIFNVEQVDEKRITKIKVEMNHMVEAS